A genomic stretch from Algoriphagus halophilus includes:
- the rsgA gene encoding ribosome small subunit-dependent GTPase A, whose protein sequence is MTTLVTEMTLEELGYTESLATYQKEHHLDSFLVGRVISEHKERYLVRTADSEYDSEIIGNLRFTANSRADFPAVGDWVAISPFNEKDALIHAVFPRKTIIERQAVGKHGEKQIIATNIDYAFIVLAVDRDFSINRIERYLSICYAAKVIPMIILTKIDLIEDSELQSLVAKVRNRITDVPLFTISNESFIGIEEIKKIIQKGKSYCLLGSSGVGKSSLSNILSGKQSMKTDAISTSTNRGKHVTSHRELLILENGGILIDNPGMREVGMTDTSEGLDQTFEQIIALAKECKFKDCTHTSELGCSVLNALEKGELDQSSYENYLKMEREKAHFESTIAEKRKRDKHFGKMMKNFKKDQNKFK, encoded by the coding sequence TTGACTACGTTAGTAACTGAAATGACTCTGGAAGAATTAGGATATACCGAATCGCTGGCTACTTATCAAAAAGAGCATCATCTTGATTCTTTTTTGGTGGGAAGAGTAATATCCGAACACAAAGAACGGTACCTAGTTAGAACGGCTGACTCGGAATACGACAGTGAAATTATCGGCAATTTAAGATTCACTGCCAATAGCCGGGCTGATTTCCCCGCTGTCGGGGACTGGGTGGCCATTTCTCCTTTCAATGAAAAGGATGCGTTGATACACGCTGTATTTCCCAGAAAAACGATCATCGAACGACAGGCAGTTGGAAAACACGGGGAAAAACAAATTATTGCCACCAATATTGATTACGCTTTTATTGTTTTGGCAGTAGACCGGGATTTCAGCATCAATCGGATCGAACGATACCTCAGTATTTGCTATGCTGCCAAGGTAATCCCTATGATCATCCTCACTAAAATAGATTTAATTGAAGATTCAGAGTTGCAATCCTTGGTAGCAAAAGTTCGGAATAGAATCACAGATGTTCCTTTGTTTACAATAAGTAATGAAAGTTTCATTGGTATTGAGGAGATTAAAAAGATCATTCAAAAAGGTAAATCCTATTGCTTACTGGGGTCCTCTGGGGTTGGTAAATCCAGCCTATCCAATATCCTTTCAGGCAAACAATCCATGAAAACGGATGCCATCAGCACCAGTACAAACCGTGGAAAACATGTGACCAGCCATCGGGAATTATTGATTTTAGAAAATGGAGGAATCCTGATTGATAATCCCGGTATGAGGGAAGTTGGAATGACAGATACCAGTGAAGGCTTAGATCAAACTTTTGAACAGATTATTGCCTTGGCTAAGGAATGTAAATTCAAGGATTGCACCCACACTAGTGAACTGGGTTGTAGCGTCCTAAACGCTTTGGAAAAAGGAGAATTGGATCAATCTTCCTATGAAAACTACCTCAAAATGGAGCGGGAAAAGGCCCATTTCGAATCCACCATAGCAGAAAAACGGAAACGGGACAAGCATTTTGGAAAGATGATGAAGAACTTTAAAAAAGATCAGAACAAGTTTAAATAG
- a CDS encoding cation transporter yields MEKSTFEIPKMDCPSEENLIRMKLDGLACIKQLKFDIPNRKLTVYHHGGTEKIEGSILDLNLGGNRLRTEKIEQFDFEEISQQKKLLWVVLAINFSFFIIELSTGLISKSMGLVADSLDMLADAFVYGISLFAVGGTLVRKKKIAKLAGYFQILLAAFGFLEVLRRFFGNESLPHFTTMIYVSVMALIANGICLYLLQQSKGKEEAHMKASMIFTSNDVIINLGVIIAGILVHWLNSNKPDLIIGSIVFVLVVQGALRILKLGK; encoded by the coding sequence ATGGAAAAATCAACCTTTGAAATTCCAAAAATGGATTGTCCTTCTGAGGAAAATTTAATCCGGATGAAGCTAGATGGATTAGCATGTATTAAACAATTGAAATTTGATATTCCTAACAGGAAATTAACTGTTTACCATCATGGAGGGACTGAAAAAATTGAAGGATCCATTTTGGATTTGAATTTGGGCGGGAATAGGTTGAGAACTGAAAAAATAGAACAATTCGATTTTGAAGAAATTTCCCAACAGAAAAAATTACTCTGGGTAGTCCTTGCGATCAACTTTTCCTTTTTCATCATTGAACTTTCCACTGGTCTGATCTCAAAATCCATGGGATTGGTGGCAGATAGTCTGGATATGCTTGCCGATGCTTTTGTTTATGGAATCAGCCTCTTTGCTGTAGGTGGAACACTGGTTCGGAAAAAGAAAATTGCAAAGCTGGCAGGCTATTTTCAAATTCTATTGGCTGCATTTGGATTCTTGGAAGTATTGAGAAGATTTTTTGGAAATGAAAGCCTTCCCCACTTTACCACCATGATTTATGTTTCTGTCATGGCATTGATTGCAAATGGAATATGCCTCTATTTATTACAACAATCCAAAGGGAAGGAAGAAGCGCATATGAAAGCCAGCATGATTTTCACTTCCAATGATGTCATCATCAATTTAGGAGTCATTATAGCTGGAATTTTGGTGCATTGGCTAAACTCCAATAAGCCTGATTTGATTATTGGGAGCATCGTTTTTGTTTTGGTGGTGCAAGGAGCGCTCAGGATATTGAAATTAGGAAAATAA
- a CDS encoding prolyl oligopeptidase family serine peptidase, with product MQQISFWQTWVVAGLLMMLPSIVTAQEGELTLDDLFATPKLTGTTPSQPTWAPNSKHFAFSWSEPGNPRRGLWVFTSDGKQVRLNSDTASASVRDIAWTDANTIVSLRGNNLWQTSLSQRNDLQLMPVQADAHNLSISPNGKQAAYIRNGDLWLADFPSKQNRQLTKIGIASLSSLQKGRYSRPEREIGPGIWSGPTYKWSPDGKTIAFHIVDRREMRKVPFPDYLADETNPNVVRRSYPGDPNEIRRVGLLDVESGNIIYLDLPDPHANQVIDFNWSPSGALLVDIASDTAVERKLFVGAPGESQLREIWRGVRESRMYTSFGSTWHPDGKKVVFLSDMGDRYGLYTIDASPSGDLPQLLTDPSYDVLSAPSIAGDALFYPGNGVNPYEQHVYRLKMSGGDPEQVTRLSGRNDGYPSPDGRHLVFMHSNDTSPPELYVVSSEGGDATRVTNSPLPAFTERTWAAAEYVSFPSLVDEYTLHARILKPTNMQPGKKYPVLFGPVYSNTARNRWAGNYSLVQQLLVKKGYIIMQVDSRGSDGYGRAFREEFLLGFADQDIEDYASAVAYMESLDYVDPDRIGIWGSSYGGTLSVYSLLMKPGLFQVGVAAAAAVDPMFFGTDDVAIVRTPQTHPEIFDRKALKYASNLQDKLLFIHGMQDHVVPFKTVTVLAEELIKQGKDFDFAFAPGATHGWSREQNYDRYLFGKIIEYFDRHLAVPSK from the coding sequence ATGCAACAGATCTCTTTTTGGCAAACATGGGTAGTGGCAGGCTTACTGATGATGTTGCCCTCAATAGTAACAGCACAGGAAGGTGAGCTCACTCTTGATGACCTATTCGCAACGCCAAAATTGACGGGAACAACCCCGTCCCAACCCACTTGGGCACCAAACAGCAAGCACTTCGCCTTTTCCTGGAGTGAACCAGGAAATCCTAGGCGTGGCCTCTGGGTATTCACAAGCGATGGGAAGCAAGTGCGCCTTAATTCCGATACGGCATCCGCATCAGTGCGCGATATTGCATGGACCGACGCGAACACAATCGTCAGCCTGCGAGGTAACAACTTATGGCAGACTTCGCTGAGCCAGAGAAACGACCTCCAGTTGATGCCCGTCCAGGCAGATGCACATAACCTGTCGATATCGCCAAACGGCAAGCAAGCGGCATATATACGGAACGGTGACCTTTGGCTTGCTGACTTCCCTTCCAAACAGAATCGCCAGCTCACCAAGATCGGCATCGCCAGTCTCTCGAGCTTACAGAAGGGGCGCTACAGTCGACCGGAACGTGAAATCGGTCCAGGCATCTGGAGTGGACCAACGTACAAATGGTCCCCGGATGGCAAAACAATTGCATTTCACATCGTTGACAGACGTGAGATGCGAAAGGTACCGTTCCCGGATTACCTCGCTGATGAAACGAATCCCAACGTAGTACGCAGAAGTTACCCGGGCGATCCAAATGAGATTCGTAGGGTTGGACTGCTCGATGTAGAAAGTGGTAACATTATATACCTAGATTTGCCAGATCCGCATGCCAACCAGGTCATCGACTTCAACTGGTCACCAAGCGGTGCGCTGCTGGTGGATATCGCATCCGACACGGCGGTTGAACGTAAGTTGTTTGTAGGTGCACCCGGAGAAAGCCAACTGCGCGAGATTTGGCGAGGTGTTCGAGAGAGCCGCATGTATACATCGTTTGGGTCTACCTGGCATCCGGATGGAAAGAAGGTTGTTTTCTTAAGCGATATGGGTGATCGCTACGGCCTGTACACGATCGATGCCTCACCGTCTGGGGATCTTCCGCAGCTCCTGACAGATCCGTCCTACGATGTACTGTCCGCTCCAAGTATTGCTGGTGATGCACTGTTTTATCCAGGCAACGGCGTCAATCCGTACGAACAACACGTGTATCGCCTGAAGATGTCCGGTGGCGATCCAGAGCAGGTGACACGTCTTTCGGGCAGGAACGATGGCTACCCCTCACCGGATGGCCGGCACTTGGTGTTCATGCACAGCAATGACACATCACCGCCCGAGCTTTATGTGGTAAGCAGCGAGGGTGGTGACGCTACGCGAGTAACCAATTCCCCGTTGCCCGCCTTCACGGAGCGAACCTGGGCGGCTGCGGAATACGTTAGTTTCCCCAGTCTTGTAGATGAATACACGCTGCATGCACGGATTCTGAAACCTACAAATATGCAGCCCGGTAAGAAGTATCCAGTGCTGTTTGGGCCCGTGTATTCGAATACAGCGAGAAACCGCTGGGCCGGTAACTACAGCCTCGTGCAGCAACTGTTGGTCAAGAAGGGATATATTATCATGCAGGTGGATTCACGAGGTAGCGACGGTTATGGTAGAGCATTCCGTGAAGAGTTCCTGCTGGGTTTTGCGGACCAGGACATTGAGGATTATGCAAGTGCCGTTGCCTACATGGAGTCACTGGATTATGTCGATCCCGATCGCATCGGTATTTGGGGCAGCAGTTACGGTGGCACACTCTCCGTTTATTCGCTGTTGATGAAGCCGGGCTTATTCCAGGTAGGGGTTGCTGCAGCAGCGGCTGTTGACCCGATGTTCTTTGGCACGGACGATGTTGCGATTGTCCGTACCCCACAGACACACCCGGAGATCTTCGATAGAAAAGCACTCAAGTATGCATCAAATCTGCAGGATAAACTCCTGTTTATCCACGGTATGCAAGACCATGTGGTCCCCTTCAAGACAGTGACCGTGTTAGCTGAAGAACTGATTAAACAGGGAAAGGACTTCGACTTTGCGTTTGCACCGGGTGCAACACATGGATGGAGCCGTGAGCAAAATTACGATCGCTACCTGTTTGGTAAGATAATCGAATACTTTGACCGACACCTAGCCGTTCCGTCTAAGTAG
- a CDS encoding alpha/beta hydrolase-fold protein: MIIHNSLFSQSKKDQQYLFEIGLVDSLYSKTLGEYRKIWVHVPESVTSDKNKKYPVLIVLDGDTQLLKIRAILQQLEGVKVPEMIIIGVDNNTNRLRDLTPTKPHNPSPASPLPGGGEKFTQFIQNELLPYVDSKYPTTPYRTFFGHSIGGLLVLNSLFLNSASFNNYIAIEPSLWRGGDYDYLKEYSTYLKNTQFFQKSLFVGVANTMSRLNLNLDTTSVLKDNSRATEHIRHILTFAKTASETNQNKLNFDWKYYDNEDHNSVVLRSTYDALCFLFSWYPENKNDLMKIKNADTPVDEALNIFNKRNKELSSHFGYTVMPEEQVINRLGYQLLSMGQSEKSYAFFKINIDYYPKSPNVYDSMADYFESEKDKENALKYARIAYEISGEDYYKDRIKKLESNK, encoded by the coding sequence ATGATTATTCATAATTCATTATTTTCTCAATCAAAAAAGGACCAACAGTATTTATTTGAAATAGGGCTTGTTGATAGTTTATATTCAAAAACATTAGGTGAATACAGAAAGATCTGGGTACATGTACCGGAAAGTGTAACATCTGACAAGAACAAAAAATATCCGGTTCTCATCGTTTTAGATGGAGATACACAGCTACTTAAAATTAGAGCAATTCTGCAGCAACTTGAAGGGGTTAAAGTACCCGAAATGATTATTATTGGAGTAGATAATAATACTAACAGACTAAGAGATTTAACACCAACAAAACCCCACAATCCAAGTCCTGCTTCCCCTTTACCTGGTGGTGGGGAGAAATTTACTCAGTTTATTCAAAATGAATTGCTTCCTTATGTAGATAGCAAATATCCTACAACACCTTATCGCACCTTTTTTGGACATTCAATTGGGGGTTTACTTGTATTAAATTCATTATTTTTAAATTCCGCTAGTTTTAATAACTATATAGCAATTGAACCCAGTCTATGGAGGGGTGGCGATTACGATTATTTAAAAGAGTATTCGACTTATTTAAAGAACACTCAATTTTTTCAAAAATCACTTTTTGTAGGAGTTGCTAATACGATGTCAAGATTAAATTTAAATCTTGACACGACTTCTGTTTTAAAAGATAACTCAAGAGCAACAGAACATATTCGTCATATTTTGACCTTTGCAAAGACAGCAAGTGAAACTAATCAAAATAAACTAAATTTTGATTGGAAGTATTATGACAATGAAGACCATAATAGTGTTGTTCTAAGATCAACCTATGATGCTTTATGTTTTCTCTTTAGTTGGTACCCAGAAAATAAAAATGATTTGATGAAAATTAAAAACGCTGATACGCCTGTAGACGAAGCACTCAACATTTTTAATAAACGAAATAAAGAACTAAGTAGTCATTTTGGGTATACTGTTATGCCGGAAGAACAAGTAATAAATCGACTTGGTTATCAATTATTATCGATGGGTCAGAGTGAAAAATCATATGCTTTCTTTAAAATAAACATTGACTATTATCCCAAAAGTCCTAATGTATATGATTCTATGGCAGATTATTTTGAATCTGAAAAAGACAAAGAAAACGCATTAAAGTATGCAAGAATAGCATATGAAATTAGTGGCGAAGACTACTATAAGGATAGAATAAAAAAGCTTGAATCAAATAAATAA